A single Patagioenas fasciata isolate bPatFas1 chromosome 29, bPatFas1.hap1, whole genome shotgun sequence DNA region contains:
- the LOC136113846 gene encoding uncharacterized protein isoform X6, with protein MDIRDLCDTSRRHRSPRGLDVFCQRYELAEKIEVLLAEEPRAQLRSALRQIAMRAIAELRYLPIPPGDACARPRGTAPGSSVRRAALSLCSAVERVLEGKETRLLQACFSSVFLLPPEVEDVDRHLYLETVRSMDNMLEALLLNSGASRASELLHNIFQMLLTFGSSEREHVRQRALGRIEELSFVLAESPTLGPFAEHLQPPERTDLVLVLIKALTGSSTFDKQAATNLLDMVERDCGFWLVDVPKITSCIHKTLGFISTAPARQRVASLIVPMADKCPAEVVSTLLTIAPPGDSTALALWEVMFSVPQTLQNVLKELLIQLQDRHCRVLHTCWEDTSILRLAMLASSDLQDEEFAAMYLVMRFLREQSPKVLSLVLRALMTLSEREEMARKMKVMLPDLAWVLQYGNNVIKTKALVVFINVMAQLEREEASAIAVLLANLLLPFFDDELSQLRESSIGLFRHLMKMVVGNDKTKMKNTVRLGLLPLFFRMSDQVQSVAKVAREALLGAAELLKWKQLRHLVQTQQTWRIGESLLERDRSRAQELLSQSLPYLRDAQPSLREAALRFIGLAARHLRDPSEEELAEICRAIQPLEGDSDPSVCSLAAQTVGIVCSSWKRPRSRWSLRALCCWR; from the exons ATGGACATCCGCGACCTGTGCGACACCAGCAGGCGCCACCGCTCGCCAAGGGGCCTGGatgtcttctgccagagatacgagctggcagaGAAGATCGAG GTGCTGCTGGCAGAGGAGCCCAGGGCCCAGCTGCGCTCGGCGCTGCGGCAGATCGCCATGCGTGCCATTGCCGAGCTGAGGTACCTGCCCATCCCTCCCGGGGACGCCTGCGCGAGGCCTCGAGGCACCGCTCCAGGTTCCAGCGTGCGACGGGCTGCTCTCTCTCTTTGCAGCGCCGTGGAGAGGGTGCTGGAGGGCAAGGAGACCAGGCTGCTCCAAGCCTGCTTCTCCAGTGTCTTCTTGCTCCCACCAGAAGTGGAGGACGTGGACCGTCACCTCTACTTAGAA ACCGTGCGGTCCATGGACAACATGCTGGAGGCGTTGCTTCTCAACTCCGGCGCCTCCAGAGCCAGCGAGCTGCTGCACAACATCTTCCAG atgctcttgaccttCGGCAGCTCCGAAAGAGAACACGTGCGGCAGAGGGCCCTGGGGAGGATTGAGGAGCTGAGCTTCGTGTTGGCTGAGAGCCCCACGCTGGGG cCCTTTGCAGAGCACCTCCAGCCTCCCGAGAGAACAGACCTGGTCCTGGTGTTGATCAAGGCGCTGACCGGctccagcacctttgacaagCAGGCGGCCACAAACCTGCTGGACATGGTGGAGAGAGACTGCGGGttctggctggtggat gtgccgaagatcacgagctgcatccacAAAACCCTGGGGTTCATCAGCACCGCGCCGGCCCGGCAGAGAGTGGCGTCCCTAATTGTCCCCATGGCTGACAAGTGCCCTGCGGAGGTGGTGTCCACGCTGCTGACAATCGCACCACCCggagacag cactgccctggctctgtgggaggtgatgttctccgTGCCCCAGACCCTGCAGAACGTGTTGAAGGAGCTGCTCATCCAACTCCAGGACCGGCACTGTAGGGTCTTACATACATGCTGGGAGGACACGTCCATCCTCCGCTTGGCT ATGCTGGCCAGCAGTGACCTGCAAGACGAGGAGTTTGCTGCAATGTACCTCGTCATGAGGTTTCTGAGGGAACAAAGTCCAAAggtgctctccctggtgctcagggccttgatgacgctgtcagagagagaagagatg GCCAGAAAAATGAAGGTCATGCTGCCAGACCTGGCGTGGGTCCTGCAGTACGGCAATAACGTCATCAAGACCAAGGCTCTGGTGGTCTTCATAAACGtgatggctcagctggagagggaggaggccagCGCCATCGCCGTGCTGCTGGCAAACCTTCTCCTGCCCTTCTTTGATGAC gagctgagccagctgagagAGAGCTCCATCGGCCTCTTCAGACACCTGATGAAGATGGTGGTGGGGAACGACAAGACAAAGATGAAGAACACGGTGCGACTTggcctgctccctctcttcttccgcATGAGTGACCAAGTGCAGAGCGTGGCCAAG gtggccagggaagccctcctggGTGCAGCAGAGCTCCTGAAATGGAAACAGCTCAGACACCTGGTACAGACTCAGCAGACATGGAGGattggagagagcttg ctggagcgggacaggagcagggctcaagAGCTCTTGAGCCAGAGCCTGCCGTACCTGAGGGACGCTCAGCCCAGCCTGCGAGAGGCGGCCCtgaggttcatcg ggctggctgcgcggcacctgagggacccaagcgaggaggagctggctgagatctgcagag ccaTTCAGCCCCTGGAGGGGGACAGCGACCCCTCCgtctgctccctggcagctcagaccGTTGGCATCGTGTGCTCTTCATGGAAGCGGCcgaggtctcgatggagcctgcgagccctgtgctgctggcgctga
- the LOC136113846 gene encoding uncharacterized protein isoform X3 gives MTLPEAQGCSELGAGPSAAPAGRGDPAPAAGHGQREAAGRAGGTVLRDGDLSCPSEPSSSPAAPGAFPVLPGSSIAAPLPGTLQPHTLGEAVPGQRVWGWTGAELLLPCPACRPPEQPSLLCPFLRCRFATREWISTGIRGLHRVLPQQPRQGGEPQDRVSHGHPRPVRHQQAPPLAKGPGCLLPEIRAGREDRGAAGRGAQGPAALGAAADRHACHCRAEVPAHPSRGRLREASRHRSRFQRATGCSLSLQRRGEGAGGQGDQAAPSLLLQCLLAPTRSGGRGPSPLLRSKSCVSSGSPRSLCLLPYRPVPRCDQRSKAGQGLSSAVPPSPLRPLPVGLATSSSAGCSAHSGLLSPGLSWAQRSSAGVVPRCWEHTSVPWEGEGWQETRPQPVVFLQTVRSMDNMLEALLLNSGASRASELLHNIFQMLLTFGSSEREHVRQRALGRIEELSFVLAESPTLGVPKITSCIHKTLGFISTAPARQRVASLIVPMADKCPAEVVSTLLTIAPPGDSTALALWEVMFSVPQTLQNVLKELLIQLQDRHCRVLHTCWEDTSILRLAMLASSDLQDEEFAAMYLVMRFLREQSPKVLSLVLRALMTLSEREEMARKMKVMLPDLAWVLQYGNNVIKTKALVVFINVMAQLEREEASAIAVLLANLLLPFFDDELSQLRESSIGLFRHLMKMVVGNDKTKMKNTVRLGLLPLFFRMSDQVQSVAKVAREALLGAAELLKWKQLRHLVQTQQTWRIGESLLERDRSRAQELLSQSLPYLRDAQPSLREAALRFIGLAARHLRDPSEEELAEICRAIQPLEGDSDPSVCSLAAQTVGIVCSSWKRPRSRWSLRALCCWR, from the exons atgacgctgcctgaagcccagggctgctccgagctgggcgccggccccagcgcagcccctgcgggcagaggggacccagctcctgctgcagggcacgggcagcgagaggcagctgggcgggcaggaggcaccgtgctgcgggacggggacctttcctgcccgtctgaaccgagttcctcacccgctgcaccgggggctttccccgtcctgcctggctccagcatcgcagcccctctgccgggcaccctccagccccacacgctcggggaggctgtgccggggcagcgggtGTGGGGCTGGACGGGGGCAGAGCTCCTTCTGCCCTGTCCTGCCTGCAGACCCCCTgagcagccctccctgctctgcccctTTCTCAGATGCCGATTCGCTACGCGCGAATGGATTTCTACGGGGATACGTGGACTCCATCGTGTCCTTCCTCAGCAGCCCAGACAAG GAGGAGAGCCACAAGATCGGGTTTCTCATGGACATCCGCGACCTGTGCGACACCAGCAGGCGCCACCGCTCGCCAAGGGGCCTGGatgtcttctgccagagatacgagctggcagaGAAGATCGAG GTGCTGCTGGCAGAGGAGCCCAGGGCCCAGCTGCGCTCGGCGCTGCGGCAGATCGCCATGCGTGCCATTGCCGAGCTGAGGTACCTGCCCATCCCTCCCGGGGACGCCTGCGCGAGGCCTCGAGGCACCGCTCCAGGTTCCAGCGTGCGACGGGCTGCTCTCTCTCTTTGCAGCGCCGTGGAGAGGGTGCTGGAGGGCAAGGAGACCAGGCTGCTCCAAGCCTGCTTCTCCAGTGTCTTCTTGCTCCCACCAGAAGTGGAGGACGTGGACCGTCACCTCTACTTAGAAGTAAGAGCTGCGTGAGCTCCGGGAGCCCCCGGTCCCTCTGTCTGCTCCCCTACCGCCCCGTGCCGCGATGTGACCAGAGATCCAAGGCAGGGcagggtctcagctctgctgtcccaccCTCACCCCTTCGTCCCCTGCCTGTGGGCCTGGCCACGTCCAGTTCCGCAGGCTGCTCTGCCCATAGCGGGTTATTGTCCCCGGGTCTCTCGTGGGCACAGCGCAGCAGCGCCGGAGTCGTCCCTcggtgctgggagcacacatCAGTCCCCTGGGAGGGAGAGGGGTGGCAGGAAACACGACCACAACCCGTTGTGTTCTTGCAGACCGTGCGGTCCATGGACAACATGCTGGAGGCGTTGCTTCTCAACTCCGGCGCCTCCAGAGCCAGCGAGCTGCTGCACAACATCTTCCAG atgctcttgaccttCGGCAGCTCCGAAAGAGAACACGTGCGGCAGAGGGCCCTGGGGAGGATTGAGGAGCTGAGCTTCGTGTTGGCTGAGAGCCCCACGCTGGGG gtgccgaagatcacgagctgcatccacAAAACCCTGGGGTTCATCAGCACCGCGCCGGCCCGGCAGAGAGTGGCGTCCCTAATTGTCCCCATGGCTGACAAGTGCCCTGCGGAGGTGGTGTCCACGCTGCTGACAATCGCACCACCCggagacag cactgccctggctctgtgggaggtgatgttctccgTGCCCCAGACCCTGCAGAACGTGTTGAAGGAGCTGCTCATCCAACTCCAGGACCGGCACTGTAGGGTCTTACATACATGCTGGGAGGACACGTCCATCCTCCGCTTGGCT ATGCTGGCCAGCAGTGACCTGCAAGACGAGGAGTTTGCTGCAATGTACCTCGTCATGAGGTTTCTGAGGGAACAAAGTCCAAAggtgctctccctggtgctcagggccttgatgacgctgtcagagagagaagagatg GCCAGAAAAATGAAGGTCATGCTGCCAGACCTGGCGTGGGTCCTGCAGTACGGCAATAACGTCATCAAGACCAAGGCTCTGGTGGTCTTCATAAACGtgatggctcagctggagagggaggaggccagCGCCATCGCCGTGCTGCTGGCAAACCTTCTCCTGCCCTTCTTTGATGAC gagctgagccagctgagagAGAGCTCCATCGGCCTCTTCAGACACCTGATGAAGATGGTGGTGGGGAACGACAAGACAAAGATGAAGAACACGGTGCGACTTggcctgctccctctcttcttccgcATGAGTGACCAAGTGCAGAGCGTGGCCAAG gtggccagggaagccctcctggGTGCAGCAGAGCTCCTGAAATGGAAACAGCTCAGACACCTGGTACAGACTCAGCAGACATGGAGGattggagagagcttg ctggagcgggacaggagcagggctcaagAGCTCTTGAGCCAGAGCCTGCCGTACCTGAGGGACGCTCAGCCCAGCCTGCGAGAGGCGGCCCtgaggttcatcg ggctggctgcgcggcacctgagggacccaagcgaggaggagctggctgagatctgcagag ccaTTCAGCCCCTGGAGGGGGACAGCGACCCCTCCgtctgctccctggcagctcagaccGTTGGCATCGTGTGCTCTTCATGGAAGCGGCcgaggtctcgatggagcctgcgagccctgtgctgctggcgctga